In the Variovorax sp. S12S4 genome, one interval contains:
- a CDS encoding M20/M25/M40 family metallo-hydrolase translates to MTLFPVRSWCRAGGALLIAAACQAALAAPDARIASLAAEQKQPLLDSLSQLVGIESGSRDLEGLEKISDLIAGKLKALGGEVELIDTSAEAYRMEDTPEKMGRVVRATFKGTGKKKIMLIAHMDTVYTVGMLGKQPFRVEGDKAYGLGIADDKQGVAVIIHTVAMLQALKFKEYGTLTVLINGDEEISSPASRGLITRLGGEHDAVLSFEGASVKEDKLSLATAGIASVTLNVAGKASHAGSAPELGVNALYELSHQVLQMRDLSDPATGLKMNWTISKSGSNRNVIPASATASADVRVLKVSDYDRIEQQVQERVKKQLIPEAKVELKFERRRPPLEATDASRALAAHAQRIYKDEIGKPLGADDKAAGGGTDAAFAALKTKAPVVERFGLQGFGAHSADAEYVLIDSIEPRLYLATRMVMDLSRNKIGN, encoded by the coding sequence ATGACCCTGTTCCCCGTTCGTTCCTGGTGCCGCGCAGGCGGCGCACTCCTGATTGCCGCAGCCTGCCAGGCCGCGCTGGCCGCACCCGACGCGCGCATCGCCTCGCTGGCGGCCGAGCAGAAGCAGCCGCTGCTCGATTCGCTGTCGCAGCTCGTGGGTATCGAGTCCGGCAGCCGCGATCTTGAGGGCCTGGAGAAGATCTCCGACCTCATCGCCGGCAAGCTCAAGGCGCTGGGCGGCGAGGTCGAGCTCATCGACACCAGCGCCGAGGCCTACCGCATGGAGGACACGCCCGAGAAGATGGGCCGCGTGGTGCGGGCGACCTTCAAGGGCACGGGCAAGAAGAAGATCATGCTCATTGCGCACATGGACACGGTCTACACCGTGGGCATGCTCGGCAAGCAGCCGTTCCGCGTCGAAGGCGACAAGGCCTACGGCCTCGGCATTGCTGACGACAAGCAGGGCGTGGCGGTCATCATCCACACGGTGGCAATGCTGCAGGCGCTCAAGTTCAAGGAATACGGCACGCTCACCGTGCTGATCAACGGCGATGAGGAAATCAGTTCGCCGGCGTCGCGCGGGCTCATCACGCGGCTCGGCGGCGAGCACGACGCGGTGCTGTCGTTCGAGGGCGCCTCGGTCAAGGAAGACAAGCTTTCGCTTGCCACGGCGGGCATTGCCTCGGTCACGCTCAACGTCGCGGGCAAGGCATCGCATGCGGGCTCAGCGCCCGAGCTGGGCGTGAACGCGCTCTACGAACTCTCGCACCAAGTGCTGCAGATGCGCGACCTGTCCGACCCGGCAACGGGCCTGAAGATGAACTGGACCATCTCCAAGTCAGGCAGCAACCGCAACGTGATTCCGGCCAGTGCCACCGCGAGCGCCGACGTGCGCGTGCTGAAGGTGAGCGACTACGACCGCATCGAGCAGCAGGTGCAGGAGCGCGTGAAGAAGCAGCTGATCCCCGAGGCCAAGGTCGAGCTGAAGTTCGAGCGCCGCCGTCCGCCGCTCGAAGCCACCGACGCCTCGCGCGCGCTGGCCGCGCACGCGCAGCGCATCTACAAGGACGAGATCGGCAAGCCGCTGGGCGCCGATGACAAGGCCGCCGGCGGCGGTACCGATGCGGCGTTTGCCGCGCTCAAGACCAAGGCCCCGGTGGTCGAGCGCTTCGGCCTGCAGGGCTTTGGCGCGCACTCGGCCGACGCCGAATACGTGCTGATCGATTCCATCGAACCGCGGCTCTATCTTGCGACCCGCATGGTGATGGACCTCTCTCGCAACAAGATCGGCAACTGA
- a CDS encoding LysR family transcriptional regulator gives MRLRHIEVFNAIMLTGSVSAAARLINITQPAVSRTLQHAELQLGFPLFQRAKGRLTPTTEALTLYPHIERLFAQLDEVQRLAANLRAGSDTGELRILSVLALSYEVLPRALKAFREKHPGYSITVESLHSPQIMSALLLQEADVGFVFSPAVHPSLTQETLADTRMVCIAPKGMLPRALVRNGSVALHDLVDRPVIGLDSRDPVGTSLSQACRQAGVGFQQAVVTVQTYHAALSMAHHGLGVALVDGCTARSADGTKVDVLALEPHIPVPVRALRFAGKPDSVAVRGITRCMREAIEQAA, from the coding sequence ATGCGGCTGCGCCATATCGAGGTCTTCAACGCCATCATGCTCACGGGCAGCGTGAGCGCGGCGGCGCGGCTCATCAACATTACGCAGCCGGCGGTGAGCCGCACGCTGCAGCATGCCGAGCTGCAACTGGGCTTTCCGCTGTTCCAGCGCGCCAAGGGCCGGCTCACACCGACCACCGAGGCGCTCACGCTGTATCCGCACATCGAGCGGCTGTTCGCGCAACTCGACGAGGTGCAGCGCCTGGCGGCCAACCTGCGTGCGGGCAGCGATACCGGCGAGCTGCGCATCCTGAGCGTGCTGGCATTGAGCTACGAGGTGCTGCCGCGCGCGCTCAAGGCCTTTCGCGAAAAGCATCCGGGTTATTCGATCACCGTCGAGTCGCTGCATTCGCCGCAGATCATGTCGGCGCTGCTGCTGCAAGAGGCCGACGTGGGCTTTGTCTTCAGCCCCGCGGTGCACCCCTCGCTCACGCAGGAAACGCTTGCGGACACGCGCATGGTGTGCATCGCGCCGAAGGGCATGCTTCCGCGCGCACTGGTGCGCAATGGGTCGGTGGCGCTGCATGACCTGGTCGACCGGCCCGTCATCGGGCTGGACAGCCGAGACCCGGTGGGCACCAGCCTGAGCCAGGCCTGCCGCCAGGCCGGCGTGGGCTTTCAGCAGGCGGTGGTCACGGTGCAGACCTATCACGCCGCGCTGTCGATGGCCCACCACGGGCTGGGCGTGGCGCTGGTCGATGGCTGCACGGCGCGCTCGGCCGACGGCACCAAGGTCGACGTGCTGGCGCTGGAGCCGCACATTCCGGTGCCGGTGCGCGCATTGCGGTTTGCGGGAAAGCCCGATTCAGTGGCGGTACGCGGCATTACCCGCTGCATGCGCGAGGCGATAGAGCAGGCGGCCTGA
- a CDS encoding D-amino acid dehydrogenase, with translation MHVCVLGAGIVGLATAWQLERLGHQVTVIDRAAPGAGASGGNGAQLSYSYVQPLADPSIWKQLPKLLLSPSSPLKLRPQLDPLQWRWGLAFLAACNAQTSRDTTAQLLALAALSRSGFEAMQADVAPDCDFSATGKLVLYASPESLEGARAQLELQRAMGSEQRIVSPDECAAIEPALAGYRGQMAGAVYTPSECAADCLKVCAELMRVLSGRGVRFLLGADVHGFARSGGRVAAVKTSDGDVEADAFVMALGSASHKLGRALGAYLPVYPLKGYSITVDVDPSPGAAPSVNVTDSARKVVFARIGSRLRVAGMAELVGHDASIPATRIETLAAATRAVFPHASPLEELHPWTGMRPATPKGLPIIGRLPSAPANMLFNTGHGALGFTLAFGSARRIADALEPAAA, from the coding sequence ATGCATGTGTGTGTGCTCGGCGCCGGCATCGTGGGCCTGGCCACCGCCTGGCAACTCGAACGCCTGGGCCATCAAGTCACGGTGATCGACCGCGCGGCCCCTGGTGCGGGCGCGAGCGGCGGCAACGGCGCGCAGCTCAGCTACTCGTACGTGCAGCCGCTGGCCGATCCGTCGATCTGGAAGCAGCTGCCCAAGCTGCTGCTCTCGCCCTCCTCCCCGCTCAAGCTGCGCCCGCAACTCGATCCGCTGCAGTGGCGCTGGGGCCTGGCCTTTCTTGCGGCCTGCAATGCGCAGACCTCGCGCGACACCACGGCGCAGCTGTTGGCGTTGGCCGCGCTGAGCCGCAGCGGGTTCGAGGCCATGCAGGCCGACGTTGCGCCCGATTGCGATTTTTCCGCCACCGGCAAGCTGGTGCTCTATGCCAGCCCCGAATCGCTCGAAGGCGCACGCGCGCAGCTCGAATTGCAGCGCGCCATGGGCAGCGAGCAGCGCATCGTGTCGCCCGACGAATGCGCCGCCATCGAGCCCGCGCTCGCCGGCTATCGCGGCCAGATGGCCGGGGCCGTCTACACGCCCAGCGAGTGCGCGGCCGATTGCCTGAAGGTTTGCGCCGAACTGATGCGCGTGCTCAGCGGGCGCGGCGTGCGCTTTCTGCTCGGCGCCGACGTGCACGGCTTCGCGCGCAGCGGAGGCCGCGTGGCCGCCGTGAAAACGAGCGATGGCGACGTGGAGGCCGACGCCTTCGTCATGGCACTGGGATCGGCCTCGCACAAGCTCGGGCGCGCGCTGGGCGCCTACCTGCCGGTGTACCCGCTCAAGGGCTACAGCATCACGGTCGATGTCGATCCTTCGCCCGGCGCAGCGCCCAGCGTGAACGTGACCGACAGCGCGCGCAAGGTGGTGTTCGCGCGCATCGGCTCACGGCTGCGCGTGGCGGGCATGGCGGAACTCGTGGGGCACGACGCGAGCATTCCGGCGACGCGCATCGAAACGCTGGCGGCCGCGACACGCGCCGTGTTCCCGCATGCGAGCCCGCTCGAAGAACTGCATCCGTGGACGGGCATGCGCCCGGCCACGCCGAAAGGCCTGCCGATCATCGGGCGGCTGCCGAGCGCGCCGGCGAACATGCTGTTCAACACCGGGCACGGCGCGCTGGGCTTCACGCTGGCTTTCGGCTCCGCGCGGCGGATTGCCGATGCGCTGGAGCCCGCCGCAGCCTGA
- a CDS encoding transporter substrate-binding domain-containing protein, translated as MKLSALMAAAAVVLLTATGVQAADTLAKIAESGKITLAYRESSVPFSYLDGPNKPIGFSVELSNAVVEAVKKKLNKPNLQVQLMPVTSQNRIPLITNGTVDLECGSTTNNTARGKDVAFAVNHFYTGTRLLTKKSSKIKDYADLAKKTVASTTGTTNALVMRKYNTEKNLDMDIVLGKDHADAFLLVESDRAVAFAMDDILLFGLIANAKNPADYEVVGEALQVEPYACMLPKDDPAFKKLVDDTFIGMMKSGEFEKLYTKWFMSPIPPKNVPLNLPMSQQLKDNLKTPSDKPAT; from the coding sequence ATGAAACTCTCCGCATTGATGGCCGCTGCTGCCGTGGTGCTGCTTACCGCCACCGGCGTCCAGGCCGCCGACACGCTGGCCAAGATCGCCGAGTCCGGCAAGATCACGCTCGCCTACCGCGAGTCGTCGGTGCCCTTCAGCTACCTGGACGGCCCCAACAAGCCGATCGGTTTCTCGGTCGAACTTTCCAACGCCGTGGTCGAGGCGGTGAAGAAAAAGCTCAACAAGCCCAACCTGCAGGTACAGCTGATGCCAGTGACCTCGCAGAACCGCATTCCGCTGATCACCAACGGCACGGTGGACCTGGAGTGCGGCTCCACCACCAACAACACCGCGCGCGGCAAGGACGTGGCCTTTGCCGTCAATCACTTCTATACCGGCACGCGCCTGTTGACCAAGAAGTCTTCCAAGATCAAGGACTACGCCGACCTGGCCAAGAAGACGGTGGCCAGCACCACCGGCACCACCAACGCGCTGGTCATGCGCAAGTACAACACCGAGAAGAACCTCGACATGGACATCGTGCTTGGCAAGGACCACGCCGACGCCTTCCTGCTGGTGGAAAGCGACCGCGCCGTGGCGTTTGCCATGGACGACATCCTGCTGTTCGGCCTGATTGCCAACGCCAAGAACCCGGCCGACTACGAAGTGGTGGGCGAGGCGCTGCAGGTCGAGCCCTATGCCTGCATGCTGCCCAAGGACGACCCGGCCTTCAAGAAGCTGGTGGACGACACCTTCATCGGCATGATGAAGAGCGGCGAGTTCGAGAAGCTCTATACCAAGTGGTTCATGTCGCCGATCCCGCCGAAGAACGTGCCGCTGAATCTGCCCATGAGCCAGCAACTCAAGGACAACCTCAAGACGC